From a single Phocoena sinus isolate mPhoSin1 chromosome 1, mPhoSin1.pri, whole genome shotgun sequence genomic region:
- the PLA2G2F gene encoding LOW QUALITY PROTEIN: group IIF secretory phospholipase A2 (The sequence of the model RefSeq protein was modified relative to this genomic sequence to represent the inferred CDS: deleted 3 bases in 2 codons; substituted 1 base at 1 genomic stop codon), which translates to MADGAQANPKEFRKKGLVRHPSGWRGPSLRASSPLRNSRSYLGMKMFITIASWPAVVTEVLPTAHSSLLNLRSMVEANTGRNAILSFVGYGCYCGVGGHGLPMDEVYWXCHAHDCCYQKLFDLGCHTYVDHHDYTIENNTNTVCSELNQTERDQQTCECDKSVVLCFQKQTYREKEHGNHLNIYRQSPTPNCSIYGPRPPPLPSALWGLTERRVGGSSPGDQPDGAGGASQSFLNSPLDLRVSGLRVASARCLAPPSAFSQRQP; encoded by the exons ATGGCAGATGGGGCTCAGGCCAACCCCAAAGAGTTCAGGAAGAAGGGGCTGGTTAGACACCCCTCTGGGTGGAGGGGCCCGAGCCTCAGGGCCTCTTCTCCTTTGAGAAACTCCAG GTCTTACCTGGGGATGAAGATGTTCATCACCATCGCATCCTGGCCAGCTGTGGTGACTGAAG TCCTGCCCACGGCCCACAGCAGCCTGCTCAACCTCAGGTCCATGGTGGAAGCCAACACAGGGAGGAACGCCATCTTGTCCTTCGTGGGCTACGGCTGCTACTGCGGG GTGGGGGGGCATGGCCTGCCCATGGATGAGGTGTACTG gTGATGCCATGCCCACGACTGCTGCTACCAGAAGCTCTTTGACCTGGGCTGCCACACCTATGTGGACCACCATGACTACACCATCGAGAACAACACTAACACTGTCTGCA GCGAGCTCAACCAGACAGAGCGTGACCAGCAGACGTGCGAGTGTGACAAGAGCGTGGTCCTGTGCTTCCAGAAGCAGACGTACAGGGAG AAGGAGCATGGCAACCACCTCAACATCTACCGCCAGAGCCCCACGCCCAACTGCAGCATCTACGGGccacgccccccacccctccctagCGCCCTCTGGGGGCTGACAGAGAGGAGGGTTGGAGGTTCCAGTCCCGGGGACCAGCCAGATGgagcaggtggag CTTCCCAGTCCTTCCTCAACTCACCTCTTGACCTCAGGGTCAGCGGCCTCCGAGTAGCCAGTGCACGCTGCCTCGCTCCACCCTCTGCCTTCAGCCAGCGTCAACCCTGA